Proteins encoded by one window of Lathyrus oleraceus cultivar Zhongwan6 chromosome 1, CAAS_Psat_ZW6_1.0, whole genome shotgun sequence:
- the LOC127087526 gene encoding uncharacterized protein LOC127087526 — translation MDLTQEAGLMKTVTKFSKCYEKLVKEFIVNLSEECADGKSKEFKKVYVRGKCVHFSPLVINKYLGRPDEAQPELEVRKWPLKGKLVASKLSVKYAMLHKIGAAYWVPTNHKSTIAVMLGKFIYVVGTKAKFDYGSYIFDQTLKHAGSFSVKGPIAFPSLIYGIVLNQFPNILTENDSVKKRDSPMSFNHKLFLGTHVPDIVMTSGETSRVSNQPGKATIIAMLKETCKELEARKLNLEKLISSLEMTEGDVLADGGEFGEVAAVAEEAERQGEEGEADTSPDDGTNDDADSESDD, via the exons ATGGATCTTACTCAAGAGGCTGGTTTAATGAAGACTGTGACTAAGTTTTCAAAGTGCTATGAGAAGTTGGTAAAGGAATTTATTGTTAATTTGTCTGAAGAATGTGCTGATGGCAAGTCTAAGGAATTCAAGAAAGTGTATGTCAGAGGCAAGTGTGTACATTTCTCTCCTTTAGTGATCAACAAGTATTTGGGAAGGCCTGATGAagctcaacctgagcttgag GTAAGGAAGTGGCCTCTCAAAGGAAAATTGGTGGCAAGTAAACTGAGTGTCAAGTATGCAATGCTGCACAAGATTGGAGCTGCTTACTGGGTGCCCACCAATCATAAATCTACAATTGCTGTAATGCTTGGAAAGTTTATATATGTTGTTGGAACCAAAGCCAAATTTGACTATGGCTCATATATTTTTGATCAAACTTTGAAGCATGCAGgaagcttcagtgtgaagggtcctatagcctttccttctcTCATCTATGGTATTGTTTTGAATCAGTTTCCAAACATCTTAACTGAGAATGATTCTGTGAAGAAAAGAGACAGCCCTATGTCTTTCAATCATAAGTTGTTCCTAGGTACccatgtccctgacattgtcatgacatcaggtGAGACATCACGTGTAAGCAATCAGCCAGGTAAAGCTACTATCATTGCAATGCTCAAAGAAACCTGCAAGGAATtagaggcaaggaagctgaaCTTGGAAAAATTGATTAGCTCTTTGGAGATGACTGAAGGTGATGTGCTAGCTGATGGTGGAGAATTTGGTGAAGTTGCTGCTGTTGCAGAAGAAGCTGAAAGACAAGGTGAAGAGGGAGAAGCAGATACCAGTCCTGATGATGGCACAAATGATGATGCTGACTCTGAGTCAGATGACTAG